CAAGTGCAGTTAAATACGAACGGTATACAGACGGTTGAACAGCGAAGATAGCTGAGATTCCCGCAAATACCGGACTCGGTAAGTTAAGTAAAATACAAGCAAATAAAGCTAAAGTGATGGCAATACCCGTTTTTAAAATGCGAGCACCAAGTTTCATACCCTAAATAAGATCCTTTCTCTTGTCATAATGAATGTACAACATGATACTATACATTCATTACAATATGTTAGCAAGTGATATTTTAGTGACGTTAATAAGAAATTAAGATTCATTTTATACTTTTTCCTAATTCTTTTGAAACATCAATTTTTAGTAAAAAAACCTGCTGAATTCCAGCAGGTTTCAAATTGTTACTATAGATTACTATGAGAAGTGTACTTCGTCAATTTTTTTCTTGAAGGTGAAAAATAGGTATATCACTCTGTTGAGATAGATGGATCAGCCTGCTCTTTCTTCGGGATGATTTCAAAAAACTGTTGCTGCATATCATCGAGTAACGGTGTTAACAAAGCAACTTCTTCATATTGTTCATGTTCATTTAATACACGGATATAATCTAGTAATAACTCGTTTACATCTCGCACACCATTTTTACTAATTGGTTGCAATGTAACATTTGCTCCTTTTGCGATTCTTCTTTTTAAGGCCTGTTCTGTTAAACCTAAGCTTGAATCATGACGTAAATAAACAACGCCGCCAGTCATACCAGCACAGATCCATGGACCAGGATCCCCTAAAACAAGCGCTCGCCCATTTGTCATATATTCAAAAGCAAAACCTTTAATATTAGAGTATGCTCCTATATTCCCTTGCTCTTTTTCACGGAGTGGCTTTGTCATGCGCCCTCCAATTATCATGTCTGCTCCAGAGAGACGAATGCCAGCGCGAGCATCAGCGTTACCTTGAACGTATAACGCTCCTTTTTGTGCACCGTATCCAAAACCTTTTCCGACAGAACCGTTATAATATAGGCCATCTTTTCCTTTTGCTTTTGTTATATAAATACCACCACCAAAGGAGGTTTTACCAATACCATCTTGTGCACCGCCATTTACATGTATAAATAAATTTTCACTATTGTAAGCACCTAATCCATTTCCAGGAATCGAGCCATTCGTATACTTTAATGTCAGTGGTTCAAGTTTTGTATCTTCATATAATTTACTACGCACGCGATAGCAAGATTCTAGACCGCCCATAACGCGTTGCTCTACACCAACGCCTACTAATTCTTTTGAATGAGGGGAATGAATGGGTTCAAATTGTTTTTCTAGTACGTGTTCTGTTTTTATAACAGATGGATGTTCTATCGTTTGTAGTAAATTACATAAGTTTAATAAATTTTTGCCTCGAACTTGTTCTAATAAATCAGACCGCCCGACAATTTCTTGTAAGTTTGTATAGCCAAGATTTCCTGTTAATCGTTTTAGTTCTTCACCAAAAGTAGTGAATAAATGTAATAATCCAGCCACGGCACTTTCTAGTTCGCGTGGGACGAAGCGGCGTAATCCGTGTTCTTTTGCCTGAGCTTCAGATTCAATTTGTGTTGCAATTCCAACGTGACAAGTATCTAGATGACATCCGCGGCAAGTTGTACAGCCGATTGCAATCATGGATAATGTACCAAATCCAATGCGATTTGCTCCGAGGAGCATGATTTTCAAGGCATCATTAACACTTCGAATACCACCATCAGCCCAAATTTCTACGTTATGTCTCATATTTGCTTCTAATAAAGCATTGTGAGCGGCTTTCACACCAATTTCTACAGGAAGGCCTACATGTTGCAATGCGTGAATACGTGCAGCCCCTGTACCACCATCAAATCCGCTAATATTAATAAAATCAGCACCAGCTTTTGCGATGCCAACAGCAATTGTTCCAATATTAGGGACAACAGGAACCTTTACAGCTACTTTCGCAAGTTGATTAGCCGTTTTAATTTCTGTAATCATTTGAGCTAAATCTTCAATGGAATAAATATCATGGTTGTTAGAAGGTGAAATTAAATCTGAGCCAATTGTTGCATTGCGTGCTTCAGCGATTTTGGCTGTTACTTTTGAACCTGGCAAATGTCCACCTTCACCAGGCTTTGCGCCTTGCCCAATTTTTATTTCAATTAAGTTTGATGAATTTAGTAGTTCGGCGTTTACGCCAAATCGCCCAGATGCAACTTGTTGTCCACGTGTATGTGGATATTTTCCAATCATATCTTTAATTTCGCCGCCTTCACCGTTCAAGCTAATCATATTTAGCTGGTCGGCCGCTTCTGCATATGCACGAAAGGCAATTTCATTTTGAGAGCCAAATGACATGGAACTAATAATAAATGGTAAATCATGATTTTGAATACTGATAGATACCTCTTCAGTTGGAATGACATGTTTTGTTTCTTTCGTTTGAATAAGGTGTCTAATCGCAATTGGATTATTTTCTTCTAATTCACTTAACTTGTCACGGTAATCATCATAAGAGTTTCCTTTTGCGACATCACCGATTGCTTTCCAAATTCGCGGGAATATATGAAAAGATTTTCGTATTCTAACTTTCGGATCGTTATAATCATCCGCTCGCATTTGTGCATCTTCAGCAAGTGATTCAAGAGAAAAGGCTAAATCATTTGAACCTAAGAAATTTGTAATTTGCAATATATTTGCGATTTCCTCATGTAATCCAATAGAAGAATAGAGGCGACCGTAACCACGCAATTCATGAATTCCAATTGTTGAAATGACTTTCTCCAGTCCTTTATTAAGTGCATTGTATAAATTCGTAATTGGTGTTTTTGTCCCATCATTTACGGTTGCAAATAATAAATAGGGATTAATACTATCTGCTCCTAATCCATGCAGTGTGACGATATCGTGTAAGGAGCGAAGGGCACCCGAGCGTATAACGAGAGAGCAGTTTCGACGTAATTTATTTTCGCTTAATACTTGATGTACTTTAGCAGTAACTAAATGTGGATCAATCCATAACCGTTCATTTAGATGAGCATCGGCATCGTCTATTAATAGTAGGGAAGCTCCATCGTTCACGGCTGTTATCGCTTCAGAACTAATTCGACTTAAGGCGCATTGTAAAGTTTCTGCCTGACTGAATGTAGCAGAAATGGTAGCGATAGAGCTATGAGTGTTGAATAGTTCTATAAGTTGTTCATACGTAATTGTGTGTAATTCCTGTGCAATAGATTGTGCCACGCTTCCTTCTAAAATAATGGGGGAAAGCATCTCAACTACAAATGGTTTTTTCGCATCGCTTAATAAACTTGGTCGCTCTCCAAGTATCGTTCGTGTGGAGAAGTGTTCGACCTCTCGATCGCGATCGATTGCTGGGTTTGTAACAACAGCTACACTTTCCTTAATGAAGTCAGCGATATTTCGTCTATCAGTATCGAGTGCGGCAAGTGGTGAGTCATGCCCAAGTGAGCGGATTGGCTCAACGCCTTTTGTTGCCATCTGTTCAAGAAGCTGAATATGTTCTCGGTCCCATCCGAAAGCAACATATTGTTTCGTTTCAACTTGCATAGAATCACATGCATCTGGAATTTCTTTCGTTTTAGGGATAGATAAATGTAAATGATAATTGGTAACATCCACTTTCTTTTTAAAACGGTTATATACTTGAGTTTGGTAGTCGTCATGTTCGTAGAGTACAAGTTCATCTTGTTCATTCCACTTTAGGCCGACTTTTTCTCCTGGAGCGAGTGGTTTTGGTTCTGCTACATATTCAGTTGGTGATACAACTCCAGGTTCAGAAGAGAAAATATAAGAGCTTTCTATTTCAACCTTCCATACTGGTCGAAGTCCAAGGGAATCCACGCTGAAAACAGCTTCATCTTTATAACGTGAAATAATGCCAGCTGGACCTTGCGCAAAATGGCCCCATGCTTCACGTATATACGTATATAAATCTTGTAAATGTGTTTCATAAAGTTTAATTTCATTAATAATTGGTGGGAATAGTATATCCATTGCTTCAAATAAACTGTAGCCGTATTGAACAAGTAGAGTTTCTAAGGTGCGGTTTAAATCTTGGGAGTCACTGCCCCCAGCAGTAAGGGGAACGTGAATCATTTCAGCTTGATCGCGTAATTTTGCAATTGTGTTAATTTCACCATTATGTCCGAGAATACTAAATGGTTGTACACGAAAAAAATTAGATAATGTATTAGTAGAATAGCGATTGTGTCCTAGTGTCATAGTTGAAGCGATAAGTGGGTGTTGTAAATCATTGTAATAGGCAACAAGTGTATCCCCAGCACCGAGAACTTTATATACAACGTGATCACGACTTAAGGAAGCAACATGAATCGCTTCGTTTTCCTCTATTTTTATCGTTACTGAAAATAAGGTTTGCTCAATATTTACAACTTCATTTTCTGCGATAAGGGCAACTTGCCAAAATAAAGGTTCTTCTTGTTTACCAAGTGGACCGAGTGCATCGGAGTTTATTACATTGTCACTTTCGAAAAGAATTGCAAAGTTTTCGTTGTTTAGTTGTGTACGAATATGATTTTTTAAATCAACTATATTCTCGTTTTTGTTTAGAAAAAAATGTCCAACGATAAAGTGGGGATGATCCACGATCGTTGGATTATATCCGCTACTTTTTAATTTTTCATTCCAAAGAGCTTTTGGTACATCAATGTGAATGCCGATTCCATCACCTTCGCCATTAATGAAGCCAGCTCTATGATTCATTTTGACGAGCGATTGTATGCAGAGGTCAATGTTTTCTTTTGTAGGAATTTTTCGTTTCTCCATAACGGAAACGATTCCACACGCATCATGTTCTGCATTTTTATAATCTCGAAATAAAGACGGTGTCCATGTATTTGTTTTATTGAGCATCCGTCAATCCCCCCTCTTGTAAAAGTTAGAATAATCTTACTATTTAAGGTGTAGATCACCTTGTACACAGAGATAGTAGTGATGTAAAAGAATATAAAACAGATAATTATGAATAATTATACTATTAATACGGGATTTATGAAATAGAAAAAAGGAAAAAAGAAAGATGTGCTTTCTTTTTTTCCTTTTAATGATGAGATTATTTATTGTCTGCTAAAGCAGCAAATGCTCTGCCTACAGCTTCAATTGTATATTCAATATCTTCTTTTGTATGCTCTGTTGTTAAGAACCATGCCTCGTATTTAGAAGGTGCTAAGTTAACGCCTTCTTGAAGCATTAGCTTGAAGAATTTGCCGAACATTTCCCCATCTGTATCTTGTGCTGCATCGTAATCTTCAATTGTATTTGTTGTGAAGTATACAGTTAAAGCACCTTTTAGACGGTTTAATGTAATATCGATATTATGTTTTGCAGCTTGCTCTAAAATTCCTTTTTCAAGCATTGCACCAAGCTCATCTAATTTCTCATAAAGCCCTTCTTGTTGAAGAACTTCTAGACAAGCAATACCAGATGCCATAGAAGCAGGATTTCCTGCCATTGTACCAGCTTGATATGCAGGTCCGAGCGGGGCAACTTGTTCCATAATTTCTTTCTTACCACCGTAAGCACCGATTGGTAGTCCGCCGCCGATAACTTTACCAAGCGCTGTTAAGTCTGGTGTTACGCCAAGTAAGTCTTGAGCGCCACCGTACATGAAGCGGAAAGCGGTAATAACTTCATCATAAATTACTAATGCACCAGCTTCATGAACAAGTTCATTCACTTTCTCAAGGAAGCCAGGTTTTGGCTCTACAATACCGAAGTTTCCAACAATCGGTTCTACAAGAATAGCTGCTACCTCATGTCCCCATTTATCTAATGCTTCTTTTAAAGTTTCTACATTATTAAATGGAACAGTAATAACTTCTTGAGCGATACTTTGTGGTACACCGGCTGAGTCAGGGGTTCCTAGTGTAGAAGGGCCAGATCCAGCTGCTACAAGTACTAAATCAGAATGACCATGGTAACAACCAGCAAATTTCATAATTTTTGTGCGGCCTGTGTAAGCACGAGCGACACGAATTGTTGTCATTACTGCTTCAGTACCAGAGTTTACGAAGCGGACTTTATCTAATGCAGGCATTGCTTCTTTTAACATTTTTGCAAATTTTACTTCTAGTGCTGTTGGTGTTCCGTAAAGTACACCATTTTCAGCAGCAGTTGTAATTGCTTTTGTGATGTGTGGGTGAGCGTGTCCAGTAATAATAGGACCGTATGCTGCTAAATAATCGATATATTTATTTCCGTCTACATCCCAGAAATAAGCACCTTTTCCGCGTTCCATAGCAATAGGAGCGCCGCCGCCAACTGCTTTAAAAGAACGAGAAGGACTATTAACGCCGCCAACGATATGTTCTAAAGCTTCTTTATGTAATGCTTCTGATTTTGTGAATTTCACTACCATTCATCTCCTTACAAAAATCTATGTATTATTCTAACATGTTTTTCGAAAAGACGTATTGTTTGTGATAGAGAAGGCAGTTGGGTAAACTATTCGTTGTGACATTTAGGAAGGGGGTCCGGTTATGAAATCGGTAATTGAGGTACAAGGATTACGTAAAGAATTTACAGCCTATTCAAGTCGTCCAGGTTTAAAGGGTGCATTTCGCGATTTATTAAATCGTAATTATAAAATAGTACCAGCAGTAAATGATGTATCTTTTACTGTGAAACAAGGTGAAATGGTTGGATATATCGGTGAGAACGGTGCTGGTAAATCAACGACAATTAAAATGCTTACGGGGATTTTGACTCCGACATCAGGAGATATTTTAGTAAATGGAATGAACCCGCATAAGCAGAGGGAAGAATTTGTAAGAACTATTGGTGTTGTTTTTGGTCAACGCTCACAGCTTTGGTGGGATATTGCGGTACAAGAATCGTTTCGTTTATTAAAAAAGGTGTACGGTGTATCAGACGCTCAGTATAAAGAACATATGGAGCACGTGATTGAAACGTTAGATATTGGCCCTTTATTAGATAAGCCAGTTCGAAAGCTATCTTTAGGTCAAAGAATGCGTTGTGAATTAGCGGCAGCATTAATTCATAATCCGCCGTTATTATTTTTAGATGAACCAACAATTGGACTAGATGTACTTGTGAAATTGAAAATACGTGAGTTTTTAAAAGAAATGAATGAACGTTATAAAACAACAATTTTATTAACCACTCATGATATTACTGATATTGAGGCATTATGTGAGCGCGTTATTATGCTGGATGAAGGAAATATTATGTATGACGGTTCTTTAAATAATCTTCGTACGCAGTGGGGAGCAGAGAAAGAAATACATTTTCAGTTTGTTGCACCAGTTTCCTATCAGGCTTTATCAATGGTTATGCCAGATAGTCATGTCGTTTGGTCGAAAGCGAAAGAGGAAAACGCGTGGATTGCAAAAATACCGAATGAAGAAGTTATTATTTCAATGCTTATTTCTAAAGTAGTACAAGCATTTCAAATTAAAGATTTAAAAATTAATGAAGTGTCTACAGAGGAAATTATTCGTAACATTTATGAAGAAGGTATTAAACATGGGTAAGTACATTGAAATGATTCGAATTCGCTTTTTAATGATGCTTGCGTATCGCACAAATTATTATAGCGGGATTTTAATTTATACGATTAATATCGGTGCGTATTATTTTTTATGGCAAGCAATTTATAGCGGTAAAGAGAATATTGAAAGTTTATCTATTTCGCAAATGACTACGTATATCGCAATTGCGTGGATGGCACGTGCCTTTTATTTTAATAATATAGACAGGGAAATTGCGATGGAAATTCAAGAAGGACGTGTAGCGGTAGAACTGATACGTCCATATAACTATTTAGGAATGAAAGTGATGCAGGGTCTTGGTGAAGGAATATTTCGTTTTGCATTCTTTTCCATTCCGGGTATGGTTATCGTTACCTTATTATTTTCATTGCAAATTACAACGAATTTTCAAACGTGGTTATATTTCTTCTTATCTTTAATATTTAGTTTTATTATTAATACACAAATTAATTTAATGACGGGAATGCTCACGTTCTTCCTATTTAATAATAGTGGAATTATGTATGCAAAACGCGTTGTGATTGATTTGTTTTCTGGTCTATTATTACCGATTAGTTTTTATCCGTTATGGGCCCAAAAGGCAATGGTGTTTTTACCATTTCAGGCCATTAGTTATATTCCGAGTATGATTTTTTCAGAAGGTATACAAGGAAGTAAATTGTATGAGGCATTATTATTCCAAGTAATTTGGGCAATTGTACTTATTATTCCAATTGTACTCATGTGGAGAACGGCGAGAAAACGTCTAATTGTACAAGGGGGATGATGAGATGATATATATAAAACTATTTTTGCAATATGCAAGCCAATATATAAAAACAAAATTGGAGTATCGGGGCGATTTTATCGTTGGATTACTTTCTGATTTATCACTACAGGCTGTTAATTTAATTTTTATTCTCGTTGTGTTTGGACATACACAAGCATTAAAAGGCTGGAGTAGAGAAGAAGTCATCTTTATTTATGGTTTCTTTTTAGTGCCGTTTGCCATTTTCTCAGCTTTCTTTAACATATGGGACTTTAATGATCGTTACATCATTAAAGGAGAAATGGATCGTATATTAACGAGACCAATTCATAGCTTGTTTCAAATTATATTAGAAAGAATGGAACTGGAGTCTTTAATTGGGGCCATTACAGGAATGATTGTAATGGGGTATGCAGCTGTGGAGTTGCAACTATCTTTTTACTGGTATGATTTCTTCTTATTCTTACTAATGGTAGGAGGAGGCGCGCTTGTGTACGGAGGAATATTTGTTACGCTTGCAAGCCTTGGTTTTTGGTCGGATGCGAAAAGTTCAATTATGCCGCTAATGTATAACATAGGTAATTATGGCCGCTATCCGGTTAATATTTATAACCGTGTGATTCGCTTCATTTTAACATTTGTTTTACCATTTGCGTTTGTCGGAGTGTATCCGGCAGCGTACTTTTTAAGAAAAACAGAGTGGAATAGCTATGCATTTGCAACACCGCTCGTTGGTGTTATCTGTTTTACAATTGCAATCACTCTTTGGAACCAAGGGGTAAAAAGGTACCGTGGTGCTGGCAATTAATTATAAAAGCTCGTTTGTTTCTAAGGGATAAATCTAATGGTCACCTCATACATATAAAATGAGGTGGAGGACATGTTATGGGGATTTATTCTATTAATTGTAGCAATTGCTATTTTGAGAAGTGTCCAATTGTTATGGAGTTCCTATTCAGATTCAACGCGTTTTTTTTCGCTGTATAATTTAGCCACATTATTTTTAATTTATACAACTGTACTAATTGCGTTTGGATTAAGTTATGTTGTATTAGAAGAAATGGGTTTTGCAGTTTTGAAAGAAGAGGGAGAAAGCTTAAACGCTCACTCTTTTCAACTCGTTGAAATTTGTTTATATTTTAGCGCAGTTACTTTATTGTCTGTTGGATATGGTGATATATCTCCGATTGGAATTGGGCGGTGGATTGCAATTGGAGAAGCGCTAATTGGATATACATTACCGTTTGCTTTCGTGATGAGGTCTGTAATAGACAATGAAAAATAAGATGGCATTTGTTATAGTAAAAGAAAAGAATAGGAGTGATAACAATGGTTACAGTAGGAGAAATGGCACCGGAATTTACATTAGAGGGAAGTAACGGGGAACAAGTTCGCTTAGCTGATTTTCGTGGGAAAAATGTAGTTCTATATTTTTATCCGAAAGATATGACTCCAGGGTGTACAACTGAAGCGTGTGATTTCCGTGATTCTTATGGATTATTTCAAGAGAAGGACACGGTTATTCTTGGAGTGAGTCCGGATCCGGCAAATAGACATTTGAAATTCATTGAGAAGCATGAACTTCCATTTACACTTTTAGTAGACGAGGATCATAAAGTAGCAGAATTATACGATGTTTGGAAATTGAAAAAGAACTTTGGGAAAGAGTACATGGGAATTGAGCGCTCTACATTCCTGATTAATAAAGACGGTGAGCTTGTAAAAGAGTGGCGTAAAGTGAAAGTGAAAGGACATATTGAAGATGTTCTTTCTTATATAAACTAAATCCATTGTGGAGATAAAATATATAGAAGTAAGGCGAGTGTCTATACATATTTTATTGTCTTACATAAAGTGAAGTGTAGGGCATACCTCCTCAGATGATAGTATTCCAAGTGCGATTATGTCGCACTTTTTTCTATGTAAATGTATAGGAAATGGGGAAAGATACATAAGAATAAGGCTATATACAAAAATAAACCACATACTTATAGTAGAAATATTGACGATTTATAAGAAAAGGAGTACACTCTTTATAAGAATTATAAAATAATAATCCGTATAGAATCGGGGTGCATGACGGTGGTCAAAGAAGAATTAAAAGAAGCGCTAGAAATGCTGAAAAATACGGGTGTACGCATTACTCCACAGCGTCATGCTATTTTAGAGTACCTTGTGGAATCAATGACGCACCCAACAGCGGATGACATTTATAAAGCATTAGAAGGTAAGTTTCCAAATATGAGTGTTGCAACTGTCTATAATAACTTACGTGTATTTAAAGAGGTTGGGCTTGTAAAGGAATTAACTTACGGAGACGCTTCAAGTAGATTTGATTATGTTACAAGTCAACATTATCATGTGATTTGCGAAAAATGTGGTAAGATTGTTGATTTTCCTTATGGAGGCTTGGAAAAGCTTGAAGAGGAAGCTGCGAAAACGACAGGCTTCGTTATTAATAGTCATCGCTTAGAAATTTATGGCGTTTGTCCAGAGTGTCATAAGGCGTAATATATAATAAAGAAAGAGGCTGACGGATTTACGTCAGTCTCTTTCTTTGAATTACGTTAGGTTCAGGGGGATTTAAAATGTGAAGTGAAGAACCTAACTTAATTGAGGATAAATATAAAAGGTGATTTCTTAACCAAGAAATCACCTTTTAATGTTTAGCTCTGTAAGGCAATATTTTTTTAAGGTAATCATATGTACCTATGATTTATAGCTCTTCTTATTATATTTTTCATCAAATTCTTTTCCTTCTAGATCTCGATCCATTGTTAAAGGTTGGTTGCAATGCATACATGCGTCGACACGACCGAGCATTTTTGTAGGTTTATCGCAGCTTGGACAAATAATTTGTACCGTTTTAGTAGATAACATACCAATCCAAAAGTAAACGACTGTACTAGCGATAACAGCTAAAAAGCCAACCATCATAAATGTTGTCATAATAATAATGTTCTCACGGAAAAAGACTCCTAAGTATGCAATGAAGAGGCCGATAAATACTAAACTTAATGCAAAGGTCCGGATTTTATTGATTTTGTTTGAATACTTAATGCTCATTCTCACCACGCTCCTATAACAATAATATAACATAAAATTTAGAATTTTCTATCGTATAGAAATATGGTAAAGTGAAAAGATATGAAATGCAGAAGGAAGGGAGATTATAATGATTTTTGAAACATGTTTTTAAACTTTTAACGGGATGTGAAATTTTTTATAAAAAGTATTGACTATGTATGTACTGCATGATATATTAATAACCGTCGCTGATGCGGAAACGCAGAAAACGATAAAAAAGAAATTAAAAAACTTAGTTGACATCAAAAAACGAAGATGTTAACATAAGGAAGTCGCAATTGAGCGACTAAGTAGTTCTTTGAAAACTGAACGAAACAAACAACGTGAAACGTCAATTTTTATTTTAGATGCTAGACAAACTAACTTTATTGGAGAGTTTGATCCTGGCTCAGGATGAACGCTGGCGGCGTGCCTAATACATGCAAGTCGAGCGGATGGATTAAGAGCTTGCTCTTATGAAGTTAGCGGCGGACGGGTGAGTAACACGTGGGTAACCTGCCCATAAGACTGGGATAACTCCGGGAAACCGGGGCTAATACCGGATAACATTTTGAACCGCATGGTTCGAAATTGAAAGGCGGCTTCGGCTGTCACTTATGGATGGACCCGCGTCGCATTAGCTAGTTGGTGAGGTAACGGCTCACCAAGGCAACGATGCGTAGCCGACCTGAGGGGGTGATCGGCCACACTGGGACTGAGACACGGCCCAGACTCCTACGGGAGGCAGCAGTAGGGAATCTTCCGCAATGGACGAAAGTCTGACGGAGCAACGCCGCGTGAGTGATGAAGGCTTTCGGGTCGTAAAACTCTGTTGTTAGGGAAGAACAAGTGCTAGTTGAATAAGCTGGCACCTTGACGGTACCTAACCAGAAAGCCACGGCTAACTACGTGCCAGCAGCCGCGGTAATACGTAGGTGGCAAGCGTTATCCGGAATTATTGGGCGTAAAGCGCGCGCAGGTGGTTTCTTAAGTCTGATGTGAAAGCCCACGGCTCAACCGTGGAGGGTCATTGGAAACTGGGAGACTTGAGTGCAGAAGAGGAAAGTGGAATTCCATGTGTAGCGGTGAAATGCGTAGAGATATGGAGGAACACCAGTGGCGAAGGCGACTTTCTGGTCTGTAACTGACACTGAGGCGCGAAAGCGTGGGGAGCAAA
This genomic window from Bacillus anthracis str. Vollum contains:
- the bcp gene encoding thioredoxin-dependent thiol peroxidase; the encoded protein is MVTVGEMAPEFTLEGSNGEQVRLADFRGKNVVLYFYPKDMTPGCTTEACDFRDSYGLFQEKDTVILGVSPDPANRHLKFIEKHELPFTLLVDEDHKVAELYDVWKLKKNFGKEYMGIERSTFLINKDGELVKEWRKVKVKGHIEDVLSYIN
- the hemL gene encoding glutamate-1-semialdehyde-2,1-aminomutase, with product MVVKFTKSEALHKEALEHIVGGVNSPSRSFKAVGGGAPIAMERGKGAYFWDVDGNKYIDYLAAYGPIITGHAHPHITKAITTAAENGVLYGTPTALEVKFAKMLKEAMPALDKVRFVNSGTEAVMTTIRVARAYTGRTKIMKFAGCYHGHSDLVLVAAGSGPSTLGTPDSAGVPQSIAQEVITVPFNNVETLKEALDKWGHEVAAILVEPIVGNFGIVEPKPGFLEKVNELVHEAGALVIYDEVITAFRFMYGGAQDLLGVTPDLTALGKVIGGGLPIGAYGGKKEIMEQVAPLGPAYQAGTMAGNPASMASGIACLEVLQQEGLYEKLDELGAMLEKGILEQAAKHNIDITLNRLKGALTVYFTTNTIEDYDAAQDTDGEMFGKFFKLMLQEGVNLAPSKYEAWFLTTEHTKEDIEYTIEAVGRAFAALADNK
- a CDS encoding ABC transporter permease, giving the protein MIYIKLFLQYASQYIKTKLEYRGDFIVGLLSDLSLQAVNLIFILVVFGHTQALKGWSREEVIFIYGFFLVPFAIFSAFFNIWDFNDRYIIKGEMDRILTRPIHSLFQIILERMELESLIGAITGMIVMGYAAVELQLSFYWYDFFLFLLMVGGGALVYGGIFVTLASLGFWSDAKSSIMPLMYNIGNYGRYPVNIYNRVIRFILTFVLPFAFVGVYPAAYFLRKTEWNSYAFATPLVGVICFTIAITLWNQGVKRYRGAGN
- a CDS encoding ABC transporter ATP-binding protein, which gives rise to MKSVIEVQGLRKEFTAYSSRPGLKGAFRDLLNRNYKIVPAVNDVSFTVKQGEMVGYIGENGAGKSTTIKMLTGILTPTSGDILVNGMNPHKQREEFVRTIGVVFGQRSQLWWDIAVQESFRLLKKVYGVSDAQYKEHMEHVIETLDIGPLLDKPVRKLSLGQRMRCELAAALIHNPPLLFLDEPTIGLDVLVKLKIREFLKEMNERYKTTILLTTHDITDIEALCERVIMLDEGNIMYDGSLNNLRTQWGAEKEIHFQFVAPVSYQALSMVMPDSHVVWSKAKEENAWIAKIPNEEVIISMLISKVVQAFQIKDLKINEVSTEEIIRNIYEEGIKHG
- a CDS encoding potassium channel family protein, translated to MLWGFILLIVAIAILRSVQLLWSSYSDSTRFFSLYNLATLFLIYTTVLIAFGLSYVVLEEMGFAVLKEEGESLNAHSFQLVEICLYFSAVTLLSVGYGDISPIGIGRWIAIGEALIGYTLPFAFVMRSVIDNEK
- a CDS encoding glutamate synthase-related protein; this encodes MLNKTNTWTPSLFRDYKNAEHDACGIVSVMEKRKIPTKENIDLCIQSLVKMNHRAGFINGEGDGIGIHIDVPKALWNEKLKSSGYNPTIVDHPHFIVGHFFLNKNENIVDLKNHIRTQLNNENFAILFESDNVINSDALGPLGKQEEPLFWQVALIAENEVVNIEQTLFSVTIKIEENEAIHVASLSRDHVVYKVLGAGDTLVAYYNDLQHPLIASTMTLGHNRYSTNTLSNFFRVQPFSILGHNGEINTIAKLRDQAEMIHVPLTAGGSDSQDLNRTLETLLVQYGYSLFEAMDILFPPIINEIKLYETHLQDLYTYIREAWGHFAQGPAGIISRYKDEAVFSVDSLGLRPVWKVEIESSYIFSSEPGVVSPTEYVAEPKPLAPGEKVGLKWNEQDELVLYEHDDYQTQVYNRFKKKVDVTNYHLHLSIPKTKEIPDACDSMQVETKQYVAFGWDREHIQLLEQMATKGVEPIRSLGHDSPLAALDTDRRNIADFIKESVAVVTNPAIDRDREVEHFSTRTILGERPSLLSDAKKPFVVEMLSPIILEGSVAQSIAQELHTITYEQLIELFNTHSSIATISATFSQAETLQCALSRISSEAITAVNDGASLLLIDDADAHLNERLWIDPHLVTAKVHQVLSENKLRRNCSLVIRSGALRSLHDIVTLHGLGADSINPYLLFATVNDGTKTPITNLYNALNKGLEKVISTIGIHELRGYGRLYSSIGLHEEIANILQITNFLGSNDLAFSLESLAEDAQMRADDYNDPKVRIRKSFHIFPRIWKAIGDVAKGNSYDDYRDKLSELEENNPIAIRHLIQTKETKHVIPTEEVSISIQNHDLPFIISSMSFGSQNEIAFRAYAEAADQLNMISLNGEGGEIKDMIGKYPHTRGQQVASGRFGVNAELLNSSNLIEIKIGQGAKPGEGGHLPGSKVTAKIAEARNATIGSDLISPSNNHDIYSIEDLAQMITEIKTANQLAKVAVKVPVVPNIGTIAVGIAKAGADFINISGFDGGTGAARIHALQHVGLPVEIGVKAAHNALLEANMRHNVEIWADGGIRSVNDALKIMLLGANRIGFGTLSMIAIGCTTCRGCHLDTCHVGIATQIESEAQAKEHGLRRFVPRELESAVAGLLHLFTTFGEELKRLTGNLGYTNLQEIVGRSDLLEQVRGKNLLNLCNLLQTIEHPSVIKTEHVLEKQFEPIHSPHSKELVGVGVEQRVMGGLESCYRVRSKLYEDTKLEPLTLKYTNGSIPGNGLGAYNSENLFIHVNGGAQDGIGKTSFGGGIYITKAKGKDGLYYNGSVGKGFGYGAQKGALYVQGNADARAGIRLSGADMIIGGRMTKPLREKEQGNIGAYSNIKGFAFEYMTNGRALVLGDPGPWICAGMTGGVVYLRHDSSLGLTEQALKRRIAKGANVTLQPISKNGVRDVNELLLDYIRVLNEHEQYEEVALLTPLLDDMQQQFFEIIPKKEQADPSISTE
- a CDS encoding ABC transporter permease; its protein translation is MGKYIEMIRIRFLMMLAYRTNYYSGILIYTINIGAYYFLWQAIYSGKENIESLSISQMTTYIAIAWMARAFYFNNIDREIAMEIQEGRVAVELIRPYNYLGMKVMQGLGEGIFRFAFFSIPGMVIVTLLFSLQITTNFQTWLYFFLSLIFSFIINTQINLMTGMLTFFLFNNSGIMYAKRVVIDLFSGLLLPISFYPLWAQKAMVFLPFQAISYIPSMIFSEGIQGSKLYEALLFQVIWAIVLIIPIVLMWRTARKRLIVQGG